In Fundidesulfovibrio magnetotacticus, the genomic window CTGGCCGCGGCCGGGGCGTTCTGGCCATCCGGCCGGACGGGAGCCGCCGGGGCCGCGCCCATGCCCGCGCGCGCCACTTCCGCTTCGCGTGGAGCCGCTTCGACGCCGTATCCGCCGCCGAGCGGGGTTTCAGCCAGGACAGCGCCGTGTTGCTCAGACCCGCCCGGAGAAGCGCCCAGGGCTTCCGGGCCCTGCGCCGGGTCGAGGGAGTCGGGGGCGTCGGGCAAAGCCGATCCGACGCCCTGGGCGGCCCTGGCATCCAGTGGGTCGGCGCGCAGATGCTGGAAATTGCGACGACCGCCCGCGCGGGCGAGCATGTTGAGCAGTTCGAGGTGGCTGGGGATGCGGCCCAGGGAATCCATCTGGGAACGCAGGGACTTGGCCAGGGCGGAAACGTCGCCCACGGCAAAGGGCAAAGGAATGCGTGACATCGCTCATCCTCTCGGACGCGCCTATCCCACGGGGGGATCGCCGGTGGTCGCCGTCTTCCGACTCGGCACGGGGACAAGGTGTCGAGGGAGTGGAGGGAAAGGGCAGGTTTAGCACCCCTCGCGGGGCGGCGACGCCTGGGTGAACTGCCGACCGGGAGCGCTTATACGAAAGCGGGGCCGCCATGGCAAGCCCCTGCCGGGCCGCTGAAGCGCACTGCTGGCAGCGAAGGCCTCAGACGCGAGGGAATTTTCTGGACCGAAGTCTCGGTTCCGGGCAAGGGGTGTCCCCGGTCCGTGGGGGGGAGGGGGAGGCTGCAACGCTCCAACAAAAAAGCGCGCGGACTTTCGTCCGCGCGCCATGGTTCGCGTGTCCGGGGCGTCTAGAGGATGCCTGCCTTCTTGAGCACGTCGGCCAGTTTGGCCTCGTTCTCCTTGCCCATGTTCACCATGGGCAGGCGCAACTCGGGGGTGACTCGCCCCATGAGGCCAAGAGCGGTCTTGGCGGGGATGGGGTTGGTCTCCATGAACATGGCCCGGTTGAGAGGCGCGAGGGCGTAGTGCAGTTCGCGCGCTTTGGCCGTGTCGCCGTCCTTCCAGGCCTTGCACAGGCCGCTCATGAGGGCGGGGGCAACGTTGGAGACCACGGAAATCACGCCGTGGCCGCCGATGGCCAGGGTGGGCAGCACGGTGAAATCGTCCCCGGAGAGGATGATGAAATCCGGCCCGCAGAACTCGATCACCTCGGAGATCTGGCAGAGGTTGCCAGTGGCCTCCTTGATGCCGACCACTTCGGGGGCGCGCTTGCGCAGGGCCGCCACGGTCTGCGGCAGCAGGTTCACCGAGGTGCGCCCGGGCACGTTGTAGACGATGAAGGGCATGGGCACTTCCTTGGCGATGGCCGCGAAGTGCTCGATGAGCCCAGCCTGGGTGGGCTTGTTGTAGTAGGGGGTGATGAGCAGCGCGCCGTCGGCCTTGGCCTCCCTGGCGCAACGTGTCAGCTCGATGGCCTCCCGCGTGTTGTTGGAGCCGGCCCCCGCCAGCACGGGCACGCGGCGTTTCACCTGGTCCACGCAGATGGAGATCACTTTGGCGTGCTCCGCGTGGGACAAGGTGGCCGATTCGCCCGTGGTTCCGCAGGGGACCACGCCGTTGATGCCCTGTTCGATCTGCCATTCGATGAGGGCGCGGTAGGCGTCCTCGTCAACCTGGCCGTTCTTGAACGGGGTGACGAGCGCGGTGAAAGCTCCAGTGAATTGCATTGCCGACCTCCGATGGATTCGAAGCGCCCGGTGGCTACTTCGCTTGCTTGTCGCCCGGGTCCTCCACGCCCTGGAGCAGTTGCTCCATGGCCGGAGCCGGGGGATACGAGTCGTCGAGCACCACGGCCTGGGTGGTGTAGTTCGTGCCCTGTTCCCACTTGAAGCCTTTGTCGGAGGGCATCTCCAGCAGGTCCAAGGTGTAGATGGCCTTGCCTTTGGTGTAGGAGCGCATGTGCAGCACGCGCCCGCCCTCGGCCGGCTTGGCCGAGAAGCCCACGCCCGAGCCCAGCCCCAGGAGGATGTCCAGCCCGGGTTTGGTCTTTTCCAGGAAGTCCGACTCGGCGTGGGAGCCCCAGGGGCTCACGCCGACGACGAGCTTCGCCTGGGAACGGGCCTCCTTGACGGCGCGCTGGATGGCCGAGAGCTGGGCCTCGGAGGGATCCTCGCCGGGCTTCTTGGCTTCGGGGAAATAGATCACCGCGACCTTTCCCCTGGCCGAGTCGATGAAAACGGTTTTGGGCTCCTTGGGGTCGAGCGTCACCCATTTGGAGGGGAGTTTCACGCCGGCATGGGCGAGCTTGCCCGCCTCGGCCGGGCTCACGGCCATGGCGTCGTAGTCCAGGGCCTGGTAGGCCTGGGCCAGCGGCCCCCATGCGCCCGGGGTGGCGTGCTCGGCCCCGTCGTCGGAGACGAATTCATAGGGGCCTCCGATGAAGAGGAGGTTCCCCTTGGCGCCCTGGGCGCGGAACTTCTCGAATGCGCTGGCCCGCCGGGCCAGTCCGCCGATGGTGCGGTTGCCTCAGGTGGGGCAGGGCTTGAGGTAACCCCAGGAGTTGCCTGAGAAGACGATGGTCAGGGGCGGCTCGGCCGAGGCCGGAGCGCCCTGGAACAGGAGCGACAGAAGGGCTGCGAGAGCCAGATAAAAGCGCATACGGTGCCTACTTGTTGAGGAATTCCTTCAGTTCCTTGCCGGGCCTGAAGAAGGGAAGGCGCTTGGGGGCCACGTCGACCACCTCGCCGGATTTGGGGTTGCGCCCCGTGTAACCTTTGTAGCCTTTCACCTTGAAGCTGCCGAAGCCGCGGATTTCCACGCGGTCGCCTGCGACAAGGGCCTGCTTGATGGAGTCGATGAACGAGTTGACCACGGCCGAGGCCTCGTCCACGTGGATCTGGCGGGTTTCGGCCAGGGCGTTGATGAGCTCGCTCTTGTTCATGACAGCCTCCATGAGGGGCGCGCCGCTGGACGGTCGCGCGGTTTCCGATTCCAAAGTCTTGTTTTTGTTGTATTGCGGATAGCTCAGGGGCCGTCAAGTCAGGCGGCGGTAATTTTTTTCAAAATCGGCTTATCCATGAGCAGGGCTTTGTTTTCGGCGCGGTGGCGTCCGATCTTGATGGCCAGGCTCAGGATGTCCTGGGAGGCCCGGCAGCGGGGCGCGTGCTTGATGAGCGGCACCTGGCGGCGCACGGCGTCGGGCACGTTGGGGTCGGTGTGCACGCAGCCCAGGTAGCCGATGTCCAGGTCCAGGAAGCGGCGGCAGGCGGCGTTGAGGCGTTCGAAGGTGGTCTGGGCCTCCTTGGCGCTGGAGGCCTGGTTGACCACCAGTTGGAAGTCGCGCACGCCGTGGCTGGCGTTGAGCACCTTGATGACGGCGTAGCAGTCGGTGAGCGAGGTGGGCTCGGGCGTGGCCACCAGGATGCGCATGCGCGTCATGGAGGCCAGGGAGAGCACGGTCTTGCCGATGCCCGCGCCCAGGTCGAAGAGGAGGTAGTCGTACTCGCCGAGCACGTCGTTGAGCTTGTCGAACACCTGGTCGCGCATGTCCTCGTCGAGTTCCAGGAGTTCGGGCACGCCGCTGGCCGCCGGGAGAAAGTCGAAGCCGCCGGGCTCCACCTCGGCCACCACGTCGCGAGGCGTCACGCCCGGGCGCAGCAGGTCCTGGAGGGTTTTTTCGGGGGAGATGCCCAGGAGCACGTCCACGTTGGCTAGGCCCACGTCGAAGTCCATGACGAGCATCTTGTGGTTGGCCCGGTAGAGGGCGTAGGCCAGATTGAGGGTCAGGTTCGTCTTGCCGACCCCGCCCTTGCCCGAGAGGATGGAAAGGCTCAGCGTGGAGCGCGGATTGACGCTTTCTTGGCTCATGTGTCTGGTCCCGTGAAGAGGAATTTCTTCTCCTGGGCATGCACCAGCGTGGCCCTGGAGGTGTCGAAAAGATCGGGAATGGGGGCTTTCACCAGCCTGTCCTTGCCCTGGCGCTTGGCCTCGTAGAGGGCCTTGTCGGCCAGGTCCACGAACTGCTCCACCGACACGGGCGCGCGTCCCTTGGTGCACACCACCCCCGCCGAACAGGTGACGCCCACGGCCGGGTCCACTCCGTCGCAGGCCACCTTGCGCTGGCGTATCTCCTGGAGGATGCGCTCCAGGGTGGTCTCGGCCTGGGCCAGCCCGGAACCGGGCAGCACCAGGGCGAACTCCTCGCCGCCGATGCGCGCGGCCATGTCGTAGATGCGCTTGTGGCCCAGGAGCGCCCCGGCCAGGGAGAGGAGCACGCGGTCGCCGCAGGGGTGTCCGAAGCGGTCGTTGACGGCCTTGAAGTCGTCCAGGTCGAGGATGGCCAGGGAGACGGGGGTGCCGCCCCGGTAGGCGCGGTCGAGCTCCATCTTCAGGTTGCGCTCGAAGGCGCGGCGGTTGGCCAGGCCGGTGAGCGGGTCCTGCCGGGTCTGGTGGGCCAGTTCCTCGATGGTGCGCTGGATGCGTTCCAGGTGGGGCGTGGCGTCGCCGCAGGCGGGCAGGGCCAGCCACTGGAGGAAGTGCCCCTCGCGGGCGATCTCCTCCCACTGGTCCAGGGTGAGCCCGGCGCACATGCGGGCGATCACCAGGCCCTGCGGGCACTCGCCAGGCGTCTCCCCTGCCCGGCGCACCAGTTCGTCCCTCAGGCGCGAAATCTCGGCCATGAGGTCCGCCTGGGATGCGTCGAGGTTCGGGGGATGGTCTGGCTCAGGCATGGTAGTGCAGCAGGTACTGTCGGATGAAGGTGTCGATGTCGCCGTCGAGCACGGCCTCCACGTCGCCCGCATCGCAGCCGGTGCGGTGGTCCTTGACCAGGCGGTAGGGCTGGAGCGTGTAGGTGCGGATCTGGCTGCCGAAGCCGATGGCGTCCTTGGACTGGTATTCGGCCTGGCGCAGGGCCTGCTGCTTGCCCAGTTCGAGATCGTAAAGGCGGGCCTTGAGCACCTTCATGGCCGACTCGCGGTTGCGGTGCTGGCTCTTCTCGTTCTGGCACTGCACCACGATGCCCGAGGGCATGTGCGTGATGCGGATGGCCGAGCTGGTCTTGTTGACGTGCTGGCCGCCGGGGCCGCTGGCGCGGAACACGTCCACGCGGATGTCCTCGTCCTTGACCTCGATCTGGATGTCCGCGCCCGCGTCCGGGTAGACGTCCACGGAGGCGAAGGAGGTGTGGCGGCGGCCGGAGGAATCGAACGGCGAAATGCGGATCAGGCGGTGGATGCCCTTCTCGGCCTTGAGGAAACCGTAGGCGTAGGGGCCGTTCACCTGGAGCGTGACGGACTTCACCCCGGCCTCGTCGCCGGGCAGGAAGTCCAGTTCGTCCACGGTGAAGTTGTGGCGCTCGCACCAGCGGCGGTAGAGGCGCAGGAGCATCTCGGCCCAGTCCTGGGCTTCGGTGCCTCCCGCTCCGGGGTGGATTTCCAGGATGGCGCCGGAGGCGTCCTCGGGGCCGGAGAGCAGGGTGGCCAGTTCGGCCTCCTGCACCAGGGCGCCCAGGGTGGCGAGCTGTCCGAAGAGTTCCTGGAGCACCTCGGGATTCTGGTCCTCCTGGGCCATGGCGAGCCATTCGTCCAGGTCTTCCCGGGCCTTCTGGAGGGTTTCGCAACGCTCCACCTTGGCGGTGAGGTCGGACTTTTCGCGCAGGAAGGGCGTCATGCGCTCCGGATTCTGCCAGGCGTCGGGCTTGGAAATCTCGGCCTCGATGGCCGCCAGACGCGCGGTCTTTCCGCCCACGTCAAAGACGCCCCCAGAGCGAGTCGTACTGGTCCTGGAGTTCCTTGGCCTGGGTTCTCAGTTCGGGGTATTGCAGCAGTGCCATGTGCTCGTCTGGCCGTCTCGCGGCCGGGTGACCATCGCCCACACCAGCATGACCAGCGCGGCGGCCAGGGCCGCCCCTTCGATCAGCCCGTACAGGCGGTGGTAAAGGGTTGTTGCCGTGATCAAGCCCACGCCGGAGACGGCGGCGGCCGCTTCCTGGAAGAGGGCCGTCTCGCCGGAAACGCGGCCTCGGGGATCGAGCAGGGCTGTGTAGCCGGTGTTGGTGGCGCGCAAGAGGTAGCGCCCCTGCTCGACGGCCCGGAGGGTCGCCAGCTCCAGGTGTTGCCTGGGGGCCGCGGAGCGGCCGAACCATGCGTCGTTGGAGATGTTCACCAGGACGTTGGCCCCGTTGGCCACGCGCTCCTGGGCGAGTTCCGGAAAGATCGATTCGTAGCAGATGAGCATGCCCATGGCAAGGCGGCCGCTGCGCAAAGGGGCCGTGGTTCGCCCGGGGGTGAAGCCGCCCACGCCCTGCAGGAGCGACGAGAGCAGGGGGATGTCCTCCCCGAAGGGGGCGTACTCCCCGAAGGGCACCAGGTGCTCCTTGTCGTAGTGGCTCTCCAGGCCCTTGTCCGTGATCAGGAAGGCCCGGTTGTAGATGCGAAGCTTGCCCCGGGCGCGGTCGAAGCCGGGCGCTCCTGTCACCAGGGGCACGCCGGTCTCCCGGGCGAAGCGAAGCACCCGGTCGCTCTGGGGCGAGGGCTCCTCGGGGAAGAAGGTCAGGGCCGTTTCGGGCCACAGCACCACCTCGGGGCGCGTTCCCAGCACCGAGCGAGTGAGGGTCTCGTATTCGCCCAGGGTGCGCCCCAGGGATTCCTCGTCCCACTTGCGGGCCTGGTCCACGTTGCCCTGGATCATGGCGGCGGCGAACCGGCCCTCCTCGG contains:
- a CDS encoding UshA-like (seleno)protein family 2; translated protein: MRFYLALAALLSLLFQGAPASAEPPLTIVFSGNSWGYLKPCPTUGNRTIGGLARRASAFEKFRAQGAKGNLLFIGGPYEFVSDDGAEHATPGAWGPLAQAYQALDYDAMAVSPAEAGKLAHAGVKLPSKWVTLDPKEPKTVFIDSARGKVAVIYFPEAKKPGEDPSEAQLSAIQRAVKEARSQAKLVVGVSPWGSHAESDFLEKTKPGLDILLGLGSGVGFSAKPAEGGRVLHMRSYTKGKAIYTLDLLEMPSDKGFKWEQGTNYTTQAVVLDDSYPPAPAMEQLLQGVEDPGDKQAK
- the dapA gene encoding 4-hydroxy-tetrahydrodipicolinate synthase produces the protein MQFTGAFTALVTPFKNGQVDEDAYRALIEWQIEQGINGVVPCGTTGESATLSHAEHAKVISICVDQVKRRVPVLAGAGSNNTREAIELTRCAREAKADGALLITPYYNKPTQAGLIEHFAAIAKEVPMPFIVYNVPGRTSVNLLPQTVAALRKRAPEVVGIKEATGNLCQISEVIEFCGPDFIILSGDDFTVLPTLAIGGHGVISVVSNVAPALMSGLCKAWKDGDTAKARELHYALAPLNRAMFMETNPIPAKTALGLMGRVTPELRLPMVNMGKENEAKLADVLKKAGIL
- a CDS encoding MinD/ParA family protein, encoding MSQESVNPRSTLSLSILSGKGGVGKTNLTLNLAYALYRANHKMLVMDFDVGLANVDVLLGISPEKTLQDLLRPGVTPRDVVAEVEPGGFDFLPAASGVPELLELDEDMRDQVFDKLNDVLGEYDYLLFDLGAGIGKTVLSLASMTRMRILVATPEPTSLTDCYAVIKVLNASHGVRDFQLVVNQASSAKEAQTTFERLNAACRRFLDLDIGYLGCVHTDPNVPDAVRRQVPLIKHAPRCRASQDILSLAIKIGRHRAENKALLMDKPILKKITAA
- a CDS encoding DUF2087 domain-containing protein translates to MSRIPLPFAVGDVSALAKSLRSQMDSLGRIPSHLELLNMLARAGGRRNFQHLRADPLDARAAQGVGSALPDAPDSLDPAQGPEALGASPGGSEQHGAVLAETPLGGGYGVEAAPREAEVARAGMGAAPAAPVRPDGQNAPAAASATNEAGETVPPGARNARDAAAQARRFRRLTGYFDAQGRLIRWPGKHSHREPCLWALWARVPAGRDMDEPGVNEVIRQAHLFGDHALLRRELFDHGLLARTPDGRVYRRVERAPGPEALELIRDLAARTAG
- a CDS encoding GGDEF domain-containing protein; the encoded protein is MAEISRLRDELVRRAGETPGECPQGLVIARMCAGLTLDQWEEIAREGHFLQWLALPACGDATPHLERIQRTIEELAHQTRQDPLTGLANRRAFERNLKMELDRAYRGGTPVSLAILDLDDFKAVNDRFGHPCGDRVLLSLAGALLGHKRIYDMAARIGGEEFALVLPGSGLAQAETTLERILQEIRQRKVACDGVDPAVGVTCSAGVVCTKGRAPVSVEQFVDLADKALYEAKRQGKDRLVKAPIPDLFDTSRATLVHAQEKKFLFTGPDT
- the lnt gene encoding apolipoprotein N-acyltransferase: MSPPGPAGREGPARQARQPSQHGPASMTALFRSVSHRPPAPWGLILLGALASFLGFANPLLRVPPAILAWPLVLALLARRAPSGRAALYHGWLCGALAASASLYWIALPVHDYGYLPWVLAVPCPLLMGAVLGGYPALFCWALRTVGGRFGPLALGLFAGLAWTGLETARGWLFSGFPWLQLAGAFAPWPAAIQGLALMGAYAFSGLVAACGVWLAGPGWRPRLAACAVVGLAAAYGPWALERPLPEEGRFAAAMIQGNVDQARKWDEESLGRTLGEYETLTRSVLGTRPEVVLWPETALTFFPEEPSPQSDRVLRFARETGVPLVTGAPGFDRARGKLRIYNRAFLITDKGLESHYDKEHLVPFGEYAPFGEDIPLLSSLLQGVGGFTPGRTTAPLRSGRLAMGMLICYESIFPELAQERVANGANVLVNISNDAWFGRSAAPRQHLELATLRAVEQGRYLLRATNTGYTALLDPRGRVSGETALFQEAAAAVSGVGLITATTLYHRLYGLIEGAALAAALVMLVWAMVTRPRDGQTSTWHCCNTPN
- the prfB gene encoding peptide chain release factor 2 (programmed frameshift); the protein is MLQYPELRTQAKELQDQYDSLWGRLDVGGKTARLAAIEAEISKPDAWQNPERMTPFLREKSDLTAKVERCETLQKAREDLDEWLAMAQEDQNPEVLQELFGQLATLGALVQEAELATLLSGPEDASGAILEIHPGAGGTEAQDWAEMLLRLYRRWCERHNFTVDELDFLPGDEAGVKSVTLQVNGPYAYGFLKAEKGIHRLIRISPFDSSGRRHTSFASVDVYPDAGADIQIEVKDEDIRVDVFRASGPGGQHVNKTSSAIRITHMPSGIVVQCQNEKSQHRNRESAMKVLKARLYDLELGKQQALRQAEYQSKDAIGFGSQIRTYTLQPYRLVKDHRTGCDAGDVEAVLDGDIDTFIRQYLLHYHA
- a CDS encoding HU family DNA-binding protein, which produces MNKSELINALAETRQIHVDEASAVVNSFIDSIKQALVAGDRVEIRGFGSFKVKGYKGYTGRNPKSGEVVDVAPKRLPFFRPGKELKEFLNK